A single Alcanivorax borkumensis SK2 DNA region contains:
- a CDS encoding HlyC/CorC family transporter → MDTYSDGLLIGALVILILVSAFFSSSETGMVAINRYRLRHLARQGQKAAKRVETLLKRTDRLLSVILIGNNFVNNFAATVAAILAIRWLGDSGAAVAPVVITIIMLVFAEITPKTYAAMRPERVAFPASLILKPLQVVLAPLVWMVNGVSSMLLRLGGIRPNEHDDDHLSPEELRTVVNEAGGLIPENHQKMLLNILDLETVTVEDIMVPRNEMVGIDLDDDMHDILTTLRSSQHTRLPVFNGDPNNMIGLLHLRKLSRLLLKEEINKAELMQYTVEPYFVPEATSLHQQLINFQNAKRRIGIVVDEYGDVHGLVTLEDILEEIVGEFTTDLAATSQDIHPQEDGSYVIDGSSTLRDINRALQWELPTDGPKTLNGLILEYLQDIPDANISVRIDRYLIEILQVKDNMVKAVRARRAEVN, encoded by the coding sequence TTGGATACCTACTCTGACGGGTTGCTGATTGGCGCCCTGGTTATTCTCATTCTTGTTTCTGCTTTTTTTTCTAGTAGTGAAACCGGCATGGTGGCGATCAATCGTTACCGGCTTCGGCATTTGGCCCGCCAAGGTCAAAAAGCGGCCAAACGGGTCGAAACCCTGCTCAAACGAACAGACCGTCTGTTGTCTGTCATTCTGATCGGCAACAATTTCGTCAATAACTTTGCCGCTACCGTAGCCGCTATTTTGGCCATCCGCTGGTTAGGCGACAGCGGCGCAGCAGTGGCCCCGGTGGTAATCACCATCATCATGTTGGTGTTCGCGGAAATCACCCCAAAGACCTATGCTGCCATGCGCCCAGAGCGGGTAGCCTTTCCCGCCAGCCTGATCCTTAAGCCTTTGCAGGTTGTGCTCGCGCCCCTGGTATGGATGGTGAACGGGGTTAGCAGCATGCTACTACGGTTAGGCGGCATTCGCCCCAACGAGCATGATGACGACCACCTCAGCCCAGAAGAGCTGCGCACCGTGGTGAATGAAGCCGGCGGCCTAATCCCAGAAAATCATCAGAAAATGTTGCTTAACATTCTTGATCTGGAAACTGTCACCGTGGAGGACATTATGGTCCCCCGTAACGAGATGGTGGGAATCGATCTGGATGATGACATGCACGACATCCTCACCACTCTGCGCTCCAGTCAGCACACTCGTTTACCCGTTTTCAACGGCGACCCGAACAATATGATCGGCCTATTACACCTGCGTAAATTGAGCCGTTTACTGCTCAAGGAGGAAATCAACAAGGCCGAGCTAATGCAGTACACCGTCGAGCCTTACTTCGTCCCGGAAGCGACCTCCCTGCACCAGCAATTAATCAATTTCCAGAATGCCAAGCGCCGCATCGGCATAGTCGTAGATGAATACGGAGACGTACACGGCCTGGTCACCCTGGAAGATATTCTCGAAGAAATTGTCGGCGAATTTACCACCGACCTGGCCGCCACCAGCCAGGACATTCACCCACAGGAAGACGGCAGCTACGTGATTGATGGCTCCTCTACCTTGCGAGACATTAACCGCGCCTTGCAATGGGAACTCCCCACTGATGGCCCAAAGACGTTGAACGGCCTGATTCTGGAGTACCTTCAGGACATTCCCGACGCCAACATCTCGGTAAGAATCGACCGGTACCTGATTGAAATCTTGCAAGTGAAAGACAATATGGTGAAGGCTGTGAGAGCGAGGAGGGCAGAAGTTAATTAA
- a CDS encoding cytochrome C assembly family protein, whose product MNFSVITGFAAFILYLTACLILYRQFRGKTVPSRASILIPGTLAVIAHGASLWQVMITDEGLQLGLFPIASATAVTGAAVVLTSSLYRPFEWISALVYPFAAATIPAMLWVNTGYTAHPLTHGLGAHVLLSIIAYAILALAACQSILLWVQDRQLKNGHIRGVMRVFPPIQVMESMLFEAIWLGEILLTIAILSGFLYVDNLFAQHLMHKTVLTLISWVVFAILLGGRHLRGWRGHTAIRFTLSGFAMLLVAFFGSQLVLEFILKR is encoded by the coding sequence ATGAACTTTTCCGTGATCACCGGCTTCGCGGCGTTTATTTTGTATCTCACCGCCTGCCTGATCCTGTATCGACAATTTCGCGGCAAGACCGTGCCATCCCGGGCCAGCATCCTGATCCCCGGCACATTGGCCGTGATTGCCCATGGAGCCAGTCTTTGGCAGGTGATGATCACCGACGAAGGGCTGCAGCTAGGGTTGTTCCCCATTGCCTCCGCCACAGCCGTGACGGGTGCCGCCGTGGTGCTTACGTCTAGCCTGTATCGTCCTTTCGAGTGGATATCCGCTCTCGTCTACCCGTTTGCGGCGGCTACCATTCCCGCCATGCTATGGGTAAACACGGGCTATACCGCTCACCCACTAACCCACGGGCTTGGCGCCCACGTGCTGCTTTCCATTATTGCTTACGCAATACTGGCCTTAGCCGCGTGCCAGTCGATTCTGCTTTGGGTGCAGGATCGGCAGCTTAAAAATGGCCACATCCGGGGGGTAATGCGCGTATTCCCGCCCATCCAGGTCATGGAATCCATGTTATTTGAAGCCATTTGGCTGGGCGAAATCCTACTCACCATCGCCATACTCAGCGGCTTCCTTTACGTAGATAATTTATTTGCTCAGCATCTGATGCATAAAACAGTGCTGACGCTCATATCCTGGGTAGTGTTCGCTATTCTACTTGGCGGTCGTCATCTACGCGGCTGGCGAGGGCACACAGCCATTCGCTTCACTCTTAGCGGTTTTGCCATGTTGCTAGTCGCCTTCTTCGGCAGCCAACTAGTTCTAGAATTCATATTGAAACGCTGA
- the ffh gene encoding signal recognition particle protein produces the protein MFENLTDRLGSSLKSLAGQGSLTEDNIRDTLREVRKALLEADVALPVVKEFVEQVKEKALGQEVLQSLNPGQAFVKIVNDELVHTMGDANDGLDLATKPPAIILMAGLQGAGKTTSVAKLARFLQEREKKKVMVVSADIYRPAAIEQLKTLAGEVETHFFPSSSDQDPVDIANAALDEARRRYMDVLIVDTAGRLHVDEDMMSEIKRLHGAISPVETLFVVDAMTGQDAANTAQAFNEALPLTGVILTKADGDSRGGAALSVRQLTGKPIKFIGMGEKTDALEPFHPDRIASRILGMGDVLSLVEEAERKLDKKKAEKIAKKFKKGKAMDFEDLKDQFQQMRNMGGMAGLLDKLPGMGGMMEAAQDPAAMKQMKHMEALIDSMTPKERRNPELLKGSRKKRIVAGAGLEIQDLNRLIKQQKMMAKMMKKMRTKGGMKNMMRGMEGMMGGGGQGGPGGGMPPGGMGGPGGMPPM, from the coding sequence ATGTTCGAGAATCTCACCGATCGGTTGGGATCGTCGCTTAAAAGCCTGGCAGGTCAGGGTTCCCTGACCGAAGACAATATCCGCGACACCCTGCGCGAAGTGCGCAAGGCACTGCTGGAGGCCGACGTGGCCTTGCCGGTGGTGAAAGAGTTTGTCGAGCAGGTAAAAGAAAAAGCCTTGGGGCAGGAGGTGTTGCAGAGCCTGAACCCTGGCCAAGCGTTCGTAAAGATCGTCAACGACGAGCTTGTCCATACCATGGGCGACGCCAATGATGGTCTGGATTTGGCTACTAAGCCTCCAGCCATTATTTTGATGGCGGGTTTGCAGGGGGCAGGTAAAACCACGTCCGTAGCCAAGCTTGCGCGCTTCCTGCAAGAGCGGGAGAAGAAGAAGGTCATGGTGGTGTCTGCGGATATTTACCGCCCGGCGGCTATTGAGCAGCTGAAAACCTTGGCTGGTGAGGTGGAGACTCACTTCTTCCCGTCTTCCAGCGATCAGGATCCGGTGGATATTGCCAATGCGGCGCTGGATGAAGCCCGTCGTCGCTATATGGACGTGCTGATCGTTGATACCGCTGGTCGTCTCCATGTCGATGAAGACATGATGAGCGAAATTAAGCGTCTACACGGCGCTATTAGCCCGGTGGAAACCCTGTTCGTGGTCGATGCCATGACGGGTCAAGATGCGGCGAATACCGCCCAGGCTTTCAATGAGGCTTTGCCTCTCACCGGTGTGATCCTTACCAAGGCCGATGGTGACTCCCGCGGTGGTGCTGCGCTGTCCGTACGCCAGCTTACTGGTAAGCCCATCAAGTTTATCGGCATGGGTGAGAAAACCGATGCCTTGGAGCCGTTTCACCCGGATCGTATTGCCAGCCGGATCCTCGGCATGGGCGATGTGTTGTCCTTGGTGGAAGAAGCCGAGCGCAAGCTGGACAAAAAGAAAGCCGAAAAAATCGCCAAGAAGTTCAAGAAAGGCAAGGCGATGGACTTCGAGGATCTGAAGGACCAGTTCCAACAGATGCGTAATATGGGCGGTATGGCCGGCCTGCTCGACAAGCTGCCGGGCATGGGCGGGATGATGGAAGCAGCCCAAGATCCGGCAGCCATGAAGCAAATGAAGCACATGGAAGCGTTGATCGATTCCATGACGCCGAAAGAGCGTCGCAACCCGGAATTGCTCAAAGGGTCACGTAAGAAACGCATTGTCGCCGGTGCCGGCCTGGAAATTCAGGACCTGAATCGTCTCATCAAGCAGCAAAAAATGATGGCCAAGATGATGAAGAAGATGCGTACCAAGGGTGGCATGAAGAACATGATGCGGGGTATGGAAGGTATGATGGGAGGGGGAGGCCAAGGCGGCCCCGGTGGCGGCATGCCGCCAGGGGGCATGGGTGGCCCAGGTGGCATGCCGCCGATGTAG
- the rpsP gene encoding 30S ribosomal protein S16, which translates to MVVIRLARGGSKKRPFYSIVVADSRYARDGRFIEQLGFYNPIARGGEIPLKLNLESLDAWVAKGAQLSDRVKTLAKQARKAA; encoded by the coding sequence ATGGTAGTTATTCGTCTCGCTCGCGGCGGTTCCAAGAAGCGCCCGTTCTATAGCATCGTTGTTGCAGATAGCCGTTACGCACGTGATGGTCGTTTTATCGAGCAACTGGGTTTCTACAACCCCATCGCCCGTGGCGGTGAAATCCCTCTCAAGCTGAACTTAGAAAGCCTGGATGCCTGGGTTGCTAAGGGTGCACAGCTGTCTGACCGTGTTAAGACCCTTGCCAAACAGGCCCGTAAGGCAGCCTGA
- the rimM gene encoding ribosome maturation factor RimM (Essential for efficient processing of 16S rRNA) has translation MAERGQSSSAEGGASSQLVVVGRILGVHGVKGWVKVYSYTDPMVNLQQYQPWHLKQGALNSGGSSAAGTWKPVKVTGFRPQGKGLIAQLEGVSDREAAAALVGQDIGVPADLLPQSGQGEYYWRDLIGLRVKHVNGMDLGSVTRMVETGANDVVVVRGDRNSLDRRERLIPWLPEDVITAISLEDGEMTVDWDPDF, from the coding sequence ATGGCAGAGCGAGGACAATCCTCTTCGGCTGAAGGGGGCGCGTCCTCCCAGCTGGTGGTAGTCGGCCGCATCCTTGGGGTGCACGGCGTCAAGGGGTGGGTAAAGGTGTATTCCTATACCGACCCCATGGTCAACCTCCAGCAGTACCAGCCCTGGCACCTGAAACAGGGCGCCCTGAACTCAGGCGGTTCTAGCGCTGCTGGAACATGGAAACCGGTGAAAGTGACCGGCTTTCGGCCTCAAGGGAAAGGGTTGATCGCGCAACTGGAAGGCGTATCCGACCGGGAAGCTGCGGCGGCCTTGGTGGGGCAGGATATCGGCGTACCTGCCGATTTGCTGCCGCAATCAGGCCAGGGTGAGTATTATTGGCGCGACTTGATTGGCCTACGGGTAAAACATGTGAATGGCATGGACCTGGGCAGCGTGACGCGCATGGTGGAAACCGGTGCCAATGACGTGGTCGTGGTGCGTGGGGACCGCAATAGCCTGGATCGGCGTGAGCGTCTGATTCCTTGGCTTCCGGAGGACGTGATCACTGCGATTAGCCTAGAAGACGGCGAAATGACGGTGGATTGGGATCCGGACTTTTAA
- the trmD gene encoding tRNA (guanosine(37)-N1)-methyltransferase TrmD, whose amino-acid sequence MMTTKPTFAVTLVTLFPEMAQAITGFGVTRRAVDNGQLQVETVNPRDFTEDRHRTVDDRPFGGGPGMVMKVEPLAKALQAARVANPAAKVIYLSPQGQPLTQAKATALAEQPGLILLAGRYEGVDERLLDAEVDEQISIGDYVLSGGELPALVLIDAVSRLIPGVLGHQDSAEQDSFSGEFENLLDCPHYTRPEVYGEQAVPPVLLSGNHELIRRWRLKQALGRTWQQRPDLLEARRARGLSKEEQQLLDEYIAEQPSHTAKTTD is encoded by the coding sequence ATGATGACGACGAAGCCTACGTTTGCCGTCACTCTGGTAACGTTGTTTCCGGAGATGGCACAAGCGATTACTGGCTTTGGCGTTACTCGGCGGGCTGTCGATAATGGTCAGCTGCAGGTGGAAACGGTGAACCCTCGGGACTTCACCGAAGACCGCCACCGTACCGTGGATGATCGCCCTTTTGGGGGCGGCCCTGGCATGGTGATGAAAGTGGAGCCGCTGGCGAAAGCCTTACAGGCTGCACGCGTCGCCAACCCGGCAGCCAAAGTGATTTACCTGTCCCCTCAGGGGCAGCCGTTAACCCAGGCCAAGGCCACGGCGTTAGCGGAACAGCCTGGCCTAATATTGCTGGCCGGGCGCTATGAAGGCGTAGACGAGCGTTTGCTCGATGCCGAGGTGGATGAGCAAATTTCCATCGGCGACTACGTACTCAGCGGTGGTGAATTGCCAGCGCTGGTGCTGATCGATGCGGTTAGCCGATTGATACCCGGAGTGTTGGGTCACCAAGACTCCGCCGAGCAGGACTCTTTTTCGGGTGAATTCGAAAACTTGCTCGATTGCCCGCACTACACCCGCCCGGAGGTGTATGGCGAGCAGGCAGTGCCACCGGTACTGCTCAGCGGCAATCATGAACTGATTCGCCGCTGGCGCCTTAAGCAGGCGTTGGGACGGACCTGGCAACAGCGTCCAGACCTGCTGGAGGCCCGCCGGGCGCGGGGCTTGAGCAAAGAAGAGCAACAGCTGCTGGACGAATACATCGCCGAGCAGCCGTCGCATACAGCAAAAACTACTGATTAG
- the rplS gene encoding 50S ribosomal protein L19, with amino-acid sequence MSGKNLIIQGIEEAQLKSELPEFSAGDTVTVQVKVKEGTRERLQAFQGVVIARRNRGLNSAFTVRKISHGVGVERVFQLHSPLIDSIEVNRRGDVSRAKLYYLRDRSGKSARIKEKIR; translated from the coding sequence ATGAGTGGCAAGAACCTTATTATCCAGGGCATCGAAGAAGCCCAGCTGAAGTCCGAACTTCCGGAATTCAGTGCCGGTGACACTGTTACCGTGCAAGTGAAAGTAAAGGAAGGTACCCGCGAGCGTCTGCAGGCGTTCCAGGGTGTGGTTATCGCTCGTCGTAACCGTGGGCTGAACTCTGCTTTCACTGTGCGTAAAATCTCCCACGGTGTCGGTGTTGAGCGTGTATTCCAGCTGCATAGCCCGCTGATCGATTCCATCGAAGTGAATCGTCGTGGTGATGTTAGCCGCGCTAAGCTTTACTACCTGCGTGATCGCTCAGGCAAGTCTGCACGGATCAAAGAAAAAATCCGGTAG
- a CDS encoding GlsB/YeaQ/YmgE family stress response membrane protein, giving the protein MGILSWIVFGLIAGIIAKWIMPGKDPGGFIVTTLIGIAGAVVGGWLGSITGLGGSVSGFSLGSFVTAIIGALVLLALYRQMKKF; this is encoded by the coding sequence GTGGGAATTTTATCTTGGATCGTATTCGGTCTTATCGCCGGTATCATTGCTAAATGGATTATGCCTGGAAAGGATCCGGGCGGCTTCATTGTCACCACCCTAATCGGTATCGCGGGTGCTGTGGTCGGTGGCTGGCTAGGCTCCATCACTGGCCTAGGCGGTTCGGTCAGCGGGTTCAGCCTAGGCAGCTTTGTCACCGCCATTATCGGTGCATTGGTACTGCTGGCTCTGTACCGGCAGATGAAAAAGTTTTAG
- the xerD gene encoding site-specific tyrosine recombinase XerD, with the protein MVTAIDGQLTEDHRRLIDSWLDQQWLEKGLSEHSLSNYRRDLSQLACWLQGQRVALLGCERYQLLEFLAYRHQQGLSARSVARQLSAVKSFYRWLKREGRISEDPALLIERPKLGRPLPKTLSEADVEALLAAPDLSTPLGLRDRAMLEVLYATGLRVTELVTLTQSQVNPRQGVIRVIGKGDKERLVPLGEEALHWLERYLREGRALLMGGAATPGNQELLFPSRRGTCMTRQTFWHRIKQLAVVAGVQKKLSPHTLRHAFATHLLNHGADLRVVQLLLGHSDLSTTQIYTHVAQQRLQDVYQKHHPRSGT; encoded by the coding sequence ATGGTAACGGCAATCGATGGACAGCTCACCGAGGACCACCGCCGGCTGATTGATAGCTGGCTGGATCAGCAGTGGCTGGAAAAAGGACTGAGTGAGCATAGTTTGTCTAATTATCGTCGCGACCTCAGCCAGTTGGCTTGCTGGTTGCAAGGGCAGCGGGTAGCCCTGCTCGGTTGCGAGCGTTATCAACTGCTGGAGTTTTTGGCCTACCGGCACCAGCAGGGCCTCAGTGCCCGCTCAGTGGCTCGTCAGTTGTCTGCGGTGAAAAGCTTTTACCGTTGGCTTAAGCGCGAAGGGCGTATTAGTGAAGATCCTGCCCTGCTGATTGAGCGTCCCAAACTGGGGCGGCCGTTACCGAAAACGCTGAGCGAAGCGGATGTGGAGGCGCTGTTGGCGGCGCCGGACCTGTCCACCCCCTTAGGGTTGCGCGACCGGGCCATGCTGGAGGTGTTGTACGCCACCGGCTTACGGGTCACTGAATTGGTGACGTTGACGCAAAGTCAGGTAAACCCCCGCCAAGGCGTGATTCGTGTGATAGGCAAGGGCGACAAGGAACGCTTGGTGCCGTTGGGCGAAGAGGCACTGCACTGGCTGGAGCGTTATCTGCGTGAAGGACGGGCGTTGCTGATGGGGGGGGCTGCAACGCCTGGCAACCAGGAGCTACTGTTTCCCAGCCGCCGTGGCACCTGCATGACCCGACAGACATTCTGGCATCGAATCAAGCAGCTAGCAGTGGTCGCAGGGGTGCAAAAAAAGCTCTCTCCCCATACACTGCGGCATGCTTTTGCCACTCACTTGTTGAATCACGGTGCAGATTTGCGGGTGGTGCAATTGTTGTTGGGCCATTCGGATCTCTCGACCACGCAAATTTATACCCATGTGGCGCAGCAGCGGTTACAAGACGTATACCAGAAACATCACCCTCGATCGGGAACTTGA
- a CDS encoding DsbC family protein — translation MKKGLLFVLLGLMTACGASSEGNKGNAEIDGDQAKAAFENAFDGVEVSDVRAAPMAGMLELEVNGGETVYMSENGRFVMVGKLLELKDGEVINPAEQRLEKVRADGIKTLNKDDMISYVAPEETAEVYVFTDITCGYCRKLHRHIEEYMDSGVTVHYLAFPRGGPTTKAAAAMRHIWCAEDRLQALTDAKLNEKVSDAELGECAKPVDEQYPLGLKFGVRGTPAIYTSEGKQLGGYLPPKDLLKRLN, via the coding sequence ATGAAAAAAGGTTTGCTGTTTGTATTATTGGGGCTGATGACCGCCTGTGGGGCCAGTTCTGAAGGTAATAAAGGGAACGCCGAAATCGATGGTGATCAAGCCAAAGCGGCGTTCGAGAACGCTTTTGACGGGGTTGAAGTCAGTGATGTGCGCGCTGCCCCCATGGCGGGCATGCTTGAGCTTGAAGTGAACGGTGGTGAAACCGTTTATATGAGTGAGAATGGCCGCTTTGTGATGGTCGGTAAGTTGCTGGAGCTAAAAGACGGGGAGGTGATCAACCCGGCCGAGCAGCGACTAGAAAAAGTTCGCGCCGACGGCATCAAGACGTTAAACAAGGACGACATGATCTCTTACGTGGCGCCTGAAGAGACAGCAGAAGTGTATGTGTTCACTGATATTACCTGCGGATATTGCCGTAAATTGCACCGCCATATTGAGGAATACATGGACTCGGGCGTGACTGTCCATTACCTGGCCTTCCCTCGTGGTGGCCCTACCACCAAGGCAGCAGCGGCCATGCGCCATATCTGGTGCGCAGAAGATCGCCTTCAAGCACTGACCGATGCCAAGCTCAACGAAAAGGTTAGCGATGCCGAGCTGGGTGAGTGTGCCAAGCCAGTGGATGAGCAATACCCATTGGGCTTGAAATTTGGGGTGCGTGGTACACCGGCAATCTATACCTCTGAGGGCAAGCAACTGGGGGGGTATTTACCACCGAAAGATTTGCTCAAGCGACTGAACTGA
- the alaC gene encoding alanine transaminase, translating to METDFQRIRRLPPYVFNIVGEMKAAARARGEDIIDFSMGNPDQPTPKHIVDKLTETAQRGDTHRYSQSRGIPRLRKAMTDWYQRRYEVDLDPESEAIVTIGSKEGLAHLALATMGPGDTVLVPNPSYPIHPYGFVISNADIRHVPMVKGVDFFVELERAIKESWPKPKMLVLNFPGNPTAQCVELEFFEKVVAIAREHQIWVVHDIAYADIVFDGYKAPSILQVEGAKDVAVEFFSLSKSYNMPGWRVGFCCGNKDLIHALARIKSYMDYGTFTPIQVAAIAALEGDQSCVAEICEMYRQRRDVLVEGLGDIGWPVEKPRATMFVWAEIPEPYRAMGSLEFSKKLLIEAGVAVSPGVGFGDYGDDHVRFALIENEQRTRQAMRGIKKMFRQDGLLD from the coding sequence GTGGAAACTGATTTCCAGCGAATCCGTCGTTTGCCTCCCTATGTCTTCAACATTGTTGGAGAGATGAAGGCAGCCGCGCGAGCACGGGGTGAGGATATTATCGATTTCAGCATGGGTAACCCGGATCAGCCCACACCGAAGCACATTGTCGATAAGCTCACAGAGACCGCCCAACGAGGAGATACCCACCGTTATTCGCAGTCACGTGGTATTCCTCGCTTACGCAAGGCGATGACAGATTGGTATCAGCGCCGATATGAGGTGGATCTGGATCCGGAATCCGAAGCTATTGTTACCATCGGCTCCAAAGAGGGGTTGGCGCACTTGGCGCTGGCTACGATGGGCCCAGGCGATACGGTATTGGTGCCGAACCCTAGCTACCCGATCCATCCCTACGGCTTTGTGATTTCCAACGCGGATATCCGCCATGTCCCTATGGTTAAGGGCGTGGATTTCTTTGTCGAGTTGGAGCGGGCGATCAAGGAATCTTGGCCCAAGCCGAAAATGTTGGTGCTCAATTTTCCTGGCAATCCCACCGCGCAGTGCGTGGAGCTGGAATTCTTCGAGAAAGTGGTCGCTATCGCCCGTGAGCATCAGATTTGGGTGGTGCACGATATCGCCTATGCAGATATCGTGTTCGATGGCTACAAAGCACCGTCCATTCTTCAGGTAGAGGGAGCCAAGGATGTGGCGGTGGAGTTCTTTTCCCTATCCAAAAGTTACAACATGCCTGGTTGGCGGGTGGGTTTCTGTTGCGGCAACAAAGACTTGATCCATGCCCTAGCCCGGATCAAATCGTACATGGACTACGGTACTTTTACGCCGATCCAGGTGGCGGCTATCGCGGCCCTCGAAGGGGACCAGAGTTGTGTTGCGGAAATCTGCGAGATGTACCGTCAACGGCGGGATGTATTGGTAGAAGGCTTGGGCGACATTGGTTGGCCGGTTGAAAAACCCCGCGCCACCATGTTTGTTTGGGCGGAAATTCCGGAACCCTATCGGGCCATGGGCTCGCTGGAGTTTTCCAAGAAACTGCTTATCGAAGCCGGTGTAGCAGTGTCGCCAGGCGTGGGTTTTGGTGATTATGGCGATGATCATGTGCGCTTTGCACTGATTGAAAACGAACAACGTACCCGGCAGGCCATGCGCGGCATCAAAAAGATGTTCCGTCAGGATGGGTTGCTGGACTAA
- a CDS encoding homoserine dehydrogenase, with protein sequence MKSVKVGIAGLGTVGSGTVNVLKRNARDIARRVGCPIEITHIGARRDNAACDTSDIRLSRDIFAVATDPDIDILVELIGGIDTARELVLTAIRNGKHVVTANKALIAEHGNEIFQAAQDNGVDVAFEASVAGGIPILKSLGEGLAANHVNWLAGIINGTGNFILTEMEEGGRAFDDVLAEAQQLGYAEADPTFDVEGIDAAHKLTILASIAFGIPLQYSKVYTEGISRITIEDVASAAHFGYRIKHLGIAKDTGNGIELRVHPTLIPKETMLSAVNGVMNAIMIDGDAVGPTLFYGAGAGAEPTASAVVADIIELGRALTVDYDERVPYLGFHTDQMSDEPILTIDDVSCSFYLRLHVQDKTGVLADVTRILSDNNVSIDALVQRDVDQGLVPIVMMTHVVREGDMSAALAKIGALESVNSDIMRIRVEMLDA encoded by the coding sequence GTGAAATCGGTGAAAGTGGGTATTGCTGGTCTGGGTACGGTTGGTTCAGGCACCGTGAATGTGTTGAAGCGTAACGCGCGGGATATTGCTCGACGCGTCGGATGTCCGATTGAAATTACCCATATCGGTGCGCGCCGCGACAATGCGGCCTGTGATACCAGTGATATTCGCCTTTCTCGCGATATTTTTGCTGTGGCGACAGATCCAGATATCGACATTTTGGTAGAACTTATTGGCGGCATTGATACTGCCCGTGAGTTGGTACTTACCGCCATTAGAAATGGCAAGCACGTTGTCACTGCCAACAAGGCGCTGATTGCCGAACACGGTAACGAAATTTTCCAGGCGGCTCAGGATAATGGCGTGGATGTGGCGTTCGAAGCCTCTGTGGCTGGCGGGATTCCCATTCTCAAATCCCTGGGCGAAGGTCTGGCCGCGAACCACGTGAACTGGCTGGCGGGGATCATTAATGGCACCGGCAACTTTATCCTTACCGAGATGGAAGAGGGCGGCCGCGCTTTTGATGACGTGCTAGCCGAAGCGCAGCAATTGGGCTATGCGGAAGCGGACCCTACCTTCGATGTGGAAGGCATTGACGCGGCCCACAAGCTAACCATTCTGGCTTCTATTGCCTTTGGTATCCCGCTGCAATACTCCAAGGTCTACACCGAAGGCATCAGCCGGATCACCATTGAAGATGTGGCCAGCGCCGCGCACTTTGGCTACCGCATTAAGCACTTGGGGATTGCCAAGGACACCGGTAACGGGATTGAGCTGCGTGTGCACCCAACCCTAATTCCCAAGGAAACCATGCTGTCTGCAGTGAATGGCGTAATGAACGCGATCATGATCGACGGTGACGCCGTCGGGCCGACACTGTTCTACGGTGCTGGTGCGGGTGCCGAGCCCACCGCGTCTGCGGTGGTGGCGGACATCATCGAACTGGGCCGTGCGCTGACCGTAGACTATGACGAGCGGGTACCTTACCTAGGCTTCCATACAGACCAGATGTCTGATGAGCCGATTCTCACCATCGACGATGTGTCCTGTAGCTTCTATCTACGTTTGCACGTGCAAGATAAGACCGGTGTATTGGCTGACGTAACGCGCATTCTCAGCGACAATAATGTCAGCATTGATGCCCTGGTGCAGCGTGACGTGGATCAGGGTTTGGTGCCCATTGTCATGATGACCCACGTGGTCCGCGAAGGAGACATGAGTGCCGCCCTCGCCAAGATCGGTGCCCTTGAGTCGGTGAATAGCGATATAATGCGGATTCGAGTAGAAATGCTGGACGCTTGA